In Kitasatospora sp. NA04385, a single genomic region encodes these proteins:
- a CDS encoding DUF5995 family protein yields MTAPVLTVDQVVDRMTQLAAELPPGDGVAVFNAMYLTVTRLVRDHLAAAYFDDPATMAELDSVFAARYLTAVDDDRAGRRPAACWRPLFELRAAPGVHPLQFALAGMNAHIENDLPLAVLDTCRLTGRTPDRLHADYLRINALLALVESQVRASLLPVPAGGPLLHVLSVWSIDRARDAAWASVLALWELRRVPPARTVVADALSGSVGMVSRALLTPFSPN; encoded by the coding sequence ATGACCGCACCGGTGCTGACGGTGGACCAGGTGGTCGACCGGATGACGCAGCTGGCCGCCGAACTCCCGCCCGGTGACGGCGTCGCCGTGTTCAACGCGATGTACCTGACGGTGACCCGCCTGGTCCGCGACCACCTCGCCGCCGCGTACTTCGACGACCCCGCCACCATGGCCGAACTCGACTCGGTGTTCGCCGCCCGCTACCTGACCGCCGTCGACGACGACCGCGCCGGCCGCCGCCCCGCCGCCTGCTGGCGCCCGCTGTTCGAACTGCGCGCCGCCCCGGGCGTCCACCCGCTCCAGTTCGCGCTGGCCGGCATGAACGCCCACATCGAGAACGACCTCCCGCTCGCCGTCCTGGACACCTGCCGCCTCACCGGCCGCACCCCGGACCGGCTGCACGCCGACTACCTGCGCATCAACGCCCTGCTCGCCCTGGTCGAGTCACAGGTCCGCGCGTCCCTGCTGCCCGTCCCGGCGGGCGGCCCGCTGCTGCACGTGCTCTCGGTCTGGAGCATCGACCGCGCCCGCGACGCCGCCTGGGCCTCGGTCCTCGCCCTGTGGGAGCTGCGCCGCGTCCCGCCCGCCCGGACGGTGGTCGCCGACGCCCTCTCCGGCTCGGTCGGCATGGTCAGCCGCGCCCTGCTCACCCCGTTCAGCCCGAACTGA
- a CDS encoding arylcarboxylate reductase gives MTAAVGTDPDAQIARWLDTDLDAWTRTVVRRHFDPVSGSPYWLEQAPRLDFDPRDVTRYDQLTAFGPFPLDRLRTADPADLVPLSVPRPLAGRVWDTGGTTGTPCRAFYTPAMLRHRALWRRWSFVREGFAPGRTWLQATPTGPHLIGNGVHEVSELHAGQVYAVDMDPRWVKRLIRAGRLAEVGDYTTHLLEQIADVLGQGRVHYLNTTPALFQALGRQRPDLVAALDGVRLSGTQISADMYRSFTAALEGGICGLTYGNTFGNAACLDVERDGELISYVPNYPQVTMGVVDRGDPAVQVAPGAVGRVRLTVLHEDLFLPNILERDQALRHPTDHWPTDGVANVRPLQIASSSPEGLY, from the coding sequence GTGACCGCGGCCGTCGGCACCGACCCGGACGCCCAGATCGCGCGCTGGCTGGACACCGACCTCGACGCGTGGACCCGCACCGTGGTCCGGCGGCACTTCGACCCGGTCTCCGGGAGCCCCTACTGGCTGGAGCAGGCCCCCCGGCTGGACTTCGACCCGCGCGACGTCACCCGCTACGACCAGCTCACGGCCTTCGGCCCGTTCCCGCTCGACCGGCTGCGCACCGCGGACCCCGCGGACCTCGTCCCGCTGTCGGTGCCCCGGCCGCTCGCCGGCCGGGTCTGGGACACCGGGGGCACCACCGGCACCCCCTGCCGGGCGTTCTACACCCCCGCCATGCTGCGGCACCGGGCGCTCTGGCGCCGCTGGTCCTTCGTCCGGGAGGGCTTCGCGCCGGGCCGCACCTGGCTGCAGGCCACCCCCACCGGGCCGCACCTGATCGGGAACGGCGTGCACGAGGTCTCCGAGCTGCACGCCGGCCAGGTGTACGCCGTGGACATGGACCCCCGGTGGGTGAAGCGGCTGATCCGGGCCGGACGGCTGGCCGAGGTCGGCGACTACACCACCCACCTGCTGGAGCAGATCGCCGACGTCCTCGGGCAGGGCCGGGTCCACTACCTCAACACCACCCCGGCCCTCTTCCAGGCCCTCGGCCGCCAGCGGCCCGACCTGGTCGCCGCCCTCGACGGCGTGCGCCTGAGCGGCACCCAGATCAGCGCCGACATGTACCGGAGCTTCACCGCCGCGCTGGAGGGCGGGATCTGCGGGCTGACCTACGGCAACACCTTCGGCAACGCGGCCTGCCTGGACGTCGAGCGGGACGGCGAACTGATCAGCTACGTGCCGAACTACCCGCAGGTCACCATGGGGGTGGTCGACCGGGGCGACCCCGCGGTCCAGGTCGCCCCCGGCGCGGTCGGCCGGGTGCGGCTCACCGTCCTGCACGAGGACCTCTTCCTCCCCAACATCCTGGAACGCGACCAGGCCCTGCGGCACCCGACCGACCACTGGCCCACCGACGGCGTCGCCAACGTCCGCCCGCTCCAGATCGCCAGCTCGTCCCCCGAGGGCCTCTACTGA
- a CDS encoding ACP S-malonyltransferase, protein MSLGYLFGGGVGTEPHGLELYRTYEVVQAWYEQVSEWTGLTVGQILEEDLPTAQEERQSVGTVREAALAIGVHDVLASFNLRPAAIGGLSLGAMTASCLAGALGRRELFEMLAASRDTPEPPAEEPRQGIAIAFGPLADGAPAHPGEGVPGVYLAGDFGPTVDGTQRIMMLAGHAEALGALAAEVPPGTVVPLPGRTIAVHTPLRRPYRDFMAPRIDAIPFEDPGLPLLSCLEPKVLRTAADVRDLFQRNSTDPISLVDVYTGMKEQGVRLGLVMGPSIPEGILAFPFPVVHVERPEHVEQALTTAYELGIDLSGTPALS, encoded by the coding sequence ATGAGTCTGGGGTATCTGTTCGGCGGCGGAGTCGGGACCGAGCCGCACGGTCTGGAGCTCTACCGCACCTACGAGGTCGTCCAGGCCTGGTACGAACAGGTCTCCGAATGGACCGGGCTGACGGTCGGACAGATCCTGGAGGAGGACCTGCCGACCGCCCAGGAGGAGCGGCAGAGCGTCGGCACCGTCCGCGAAGCCGCCCTCGCGATCGGCGTGCACGACGTGCTCGCCTCGTTCAACCTGCGCCCCGCGGCCATCGGCGGCCTCAGCCTCGGCGCGATGACCGCCAGCTGCCTGGCCGGGGCGCTGGGGCGGCGGGAGCTGTTCGAGATGCTGGCGGCCTCCCGCGACACCCCGGAACCGCCCGCCGAGGAGCCGCGGCAGGGCATAGCCATCGCCTTCGGCCCGCTCGCCGACGGCGCCCCCGCCCACCCCGGCGAGGGCGTCCCCGGCGTGTACCTGGCGGGCGACTTCGGCCCCACGGTCGACGGCACCCAGCGCATCATGATGCTGGCCGGCCACGCCGAGGCGCTCGGCGCGCTCGCCGCGGAGGTCCCGCCGGGAACGGTCGTCCCGCTGCCCGGCCGCACCATCGCCGTCCACACCCCGCTGCGGCGGCCCTACCGCGACTTCATGGCCCCGCGGATCGACGCCATCCCCTTCGAGGACCCCGGCCTCCCCCTGCTGTCCTGCCTGGAGCCCAAGGTCCTGCGCACCGCCGCCGACGTCAGGGACCTCTTCCAGCGCAACTCCACGGACCCGATCAGCCTGGTCGACGTCTACACCGGGATGAAGGAGCAGGGCGTGCGGCTCGGGCTGGTGATGGGCCCCTCGATCCCCGAGGGCATCCTCGCCTTCCCCTTCCCGGTGGTGCACGTCGAGCGGCCCGAGCACGTCGAGCAGGCCCTGACCACCGCGTACGAACTCGGCATCGACCTCTCCGGCACCCCGGCCCTGTCGTGA
- a CDS encoding LuxR C-terminal-related transcriptional regulator — protein sequence MDVRILEGVAVGTPTVRLAASLHLSRQGVEYRIGLMMRRFQAANRTALISRAHSLGVLSVGAWPPRVLPEFLEP from the coding sequence GTGGACGTGCGCATCCTGGAGGGCGTCGCGGTCGGCACCCCGACCGTCCGGCTGGCGGCGTCGCTCCATCTGAGCCGGCAGGGCGTCGAATACCGCATCGGGCTGATGATGCGCCGTTTCCAGGCGGCGAACCGGACCGCGCTGATCTCCCGGGCGCACTCCCTCGGAGTGCTCAGCGTCGGGGCGTGGCCACCCCGCGTTCTCCCGGAATTCCTCGAACCCTAG
- a CDS encoding thioesterase II family protein: MTSLSPDSDLWCRRFHPSPAATRRLVCFPHAGGSASFYFPVSAALHGPVDLLAVQYPGRQDRRGEAGVHDLHRVADEVAEALRPRDDLPLTLFGHSMGALVAFEVARRIERAGGRVDHLFVSGRKGPSAARPDPAHPVDDEGIVAELREMNGTESRLLEDEELLEMVLPALRADYRAVGAYRPDRDAAVGCPVTALVGDRDRWAPVPEVERWRDRTTAAFDLRVFPGGHFYLSSRADEVAAVLRGHLTGALRA, from the coding sequence ATGACCTCCCTCTCTCCGGACAGCGACCTGTGGTGCCGTCGCTTCCACCCCTCACCGGCGGCCACCCGCCGACTGGTCTGCTTCCCGCACGCCGGCGGCTCGGCGAGTTTCTACTTCCCGGTGTCCGCCGCGCTGCACGGCCCGGTCGACCTGCTGGCCGTGCAGTACCCGGGCCGGCAGGACCGCCGGGGGGAGGCCGGCGTCCATGACCTGCACCGGGTGGCGGACGAGGTGGCCGAGGCGCTGCGCCCCCGGGACGACCTGCCGCTGACCCTCTTCGGGCACAGCATGGGCGCGCTCGTCGCCTTCGAGGTGGCCCGGCGGATCGAGCGCGCGGGCGGCCGGGTCGACCACCTCTTCGTCTCCGGCCGCAAGGGGCCGTCCGCGGCCCGGCCCGACCCGGCCCACCCGGTCGACGACGAGGGCATCGTGGCCGAGCTCAGGGAGATGAACGGCACCGAGTCCCGGCTCCTGGAGGACGAGGAACTGCTGGAGATGGTGCTGCCCGCGCTGCGCGCCGACTACCGGGCGGTGGGGGCCTACCGGCCCGACCGCGACGCCGCCGTCGGCTGCCCGGTCACCGCCCTGGTGGGCGACCGGGACCGCTGGGCGCCCGTCCCCGAGGTCGAGCGCTGGCGCGACCGTACGACGGCCGCGTTCGACCTCAGGGTCTTCCCCGGCGGTCACTTCTACCTCAGCAGCCGGGCGGACGAGGTGGCCGCCGTGCTGCGCGGGCACCTCACCGGCGCGCTGCGCGCCTGA